One stretch of Oncorhynchus clarkii lewisi isolate Uvic-CL-2024 chromosome 1, UVic_Ocla_1.0, whole genome shotgun sequence DNA includes these proteins:
- the LOC139367269 gene encoding hippocampus abundant transcript 1 protein-like, with translation MTQSKKKKRANRSLLLAKKIIIKDGGTAQGFGAPSVYHAVIVIFLEFFAWGLLTAPTLVVLHETFPKHTFLMNGLIQGVKGLLSFLSAPLIGALSDVWGRKSFLLLTVFFTCAPIPLMKISPWWYFAVISVSGVFAVTFSVVFAYVADITQEHERSMAYGLVSATFAASLVTSPAIGAYLGRVYGDGLVVVLASAIAMLDICFILVAVPESLPEKMRPASWGAPISWEQADPFASLRKVGQDSTVLLICITVFLSYLPEAGQYSSFFLYLRQIMGFSPESVAAFIAVLGLLSIVAQTVVLSLLMRSIGNKNTILLGLGFQILQLAWYGFGSEPWMMWAAGALAAMSSITFPAISALVSRTAEPDQQGVGQGMVTGIRGLCNGLGPALYGFIFYIFHVELDAPPDGNGDTPVHTQAHLQLLPQSSIIPGPPFLFGACSVLLALLVALFIPEQPHLGLRPGSWKKHSSPHGHPHSLRPPGEAKEPLLQDSNV, from the exons ATGACACAGAGCAAAAAGAAGAAACGGGCGAATCGCAGTCTCCTGCTGGCGAAAAAAATTATTATCAAGGATGGAGGAACG GCACAAGGTTTCGGAGCTCCCAGCGTCTACCATGCTGTAATTGTCATCTTTTTGGAATTTTTTGCCTGGGGCCTTCTTACAGCACCCACTTTGGTG GTCCTACATGAGACATTCCCGAAGCATACGTTTCTAATGAATGGCTTGATCCAAGGGGTAAAG GGCCTGCTGTCTTTCCTGAGTGCTCCGCTGATTGGTGCCCTGTCTGATGTGTGGGGTCGGAAGTCTTTTCTCCTGCTTACTGTTTTCTTCACCTGCGCTCCCATTCCACTGATGAAGATAAGCCCCTG GTGGTATTTTGCAGTTATCTCTGTGTCCGGTGTGTTTGCTGTAACCTTCTCCGTGGTCTTTGCCTATGTGGCTGACATAACGCAGGAGCATGAACGCAGCATGGCCTATGGACTG GTGTCGGCCACCTTTGCTGCTAGCCTGGTGACGAGCCCGGCCATCGGAGCCTACCTGGGCCGTGTGTATGGTGACGGCCTGGTGGTGGTGCTGGCCTCAGCCATCGCTATGCTGGACATCTGCTTCATCCTGGTGGCCGTGCCCGAGTCTCTGCCTGAGAAGATGCGGCCAGCATCCTGGGGGGCTCCCATCTCCTGGGAACAGGCTGACCCCTTTGCT tctctaaggaaaGTGGGCCAGGATTCCACTGTGCTGCTCATCTGTATAACAGTGTTCCTGTCCTACCTCCCCGAGGCTGGCCAGTACTCCAGCTTCTTTCTCTACTTACGACAG ATTATGGGATTTTCACCTGAAAGTGTTGCAGCTTTCATAGCTGTTCTAGGACTGCTTTCAATCGTTGCACAG ACAGTAGTATTAAGTTTACTCATGCGTTCCATCGGGAACAAGAACACTATCTTGCTCGGCCTTGGGTTCCAGATACTACAGCTCGCCTGGTATGGGTTTGGCTCCGAGCCATG GATGATGTGGGCAGCAGGGGCTCTAGCAGCCATGTCAAGCATCACTTTCCCAGCAATCAGTGCTTTGGTTTCCCGCACTGCTGAACCAGACCAACAAG GAGTGGGCCAGGGGATGGTGACAGGGATCCGGGGGCTATGTAACGGCCTGGGCCCTGCGCTCTATGGCTTCATCTTCTACATCTTCCACGTGGAGCTGGATGCGCCTCCAGATGGCAACGGGGACACTCCGGTCCATACTCAAGCCCACCTTCAGCTCCTCCCACAG agTTCCATCATTCCTGGCCCGCCCTTCCTCTTCGGAGCATGCTCAGTGCTACTAGCGCTCCTGGTGGCACTCTTCATACCAGAGCAACCTCACCTAGGCCTCCGGCCCGGCAGCTGGAAGAAGCACAGCTCGCCCCACGGACACCCTCACAGCCTGCGGCCGCCCGGGGAGGCCAAAGAGCCCCTACTGCAGGACTCAAACGTGTAA